CCCCGGAATCCGATGTCCTCGGCGGAACTGCGGCAAAAGTTCCTCGCCTGCGCCTCGCACGCCCAGGTGCACCTGGCGGGCACCGCCGCGGAGCAACTGGCGGAGCGGATCGAACGCCTCGAGAGTTTGCAGCGAGCCACCGACCTGCTCCCGTCCTAATCAATTTACCTTGATGCCGAGCGTCTCGACCAGCTTGCGATTGCGCGAGCCGGTCTGGATCGCCTCGGCGCGGAATTCGGCCGGCGATCGCGACGGGCTCGGCTCGTATCCCAGCGCATGCAGCTTGGCCTGCACGTCATGATCCGCGAGCGCCTTGCTGCTTGCGTCGAACAGCTTTTGCGTCACGTCCGCGGGCATTCCGGCGGGCCCCGCAAGCGAGAACCAGTAGGTTACGTCGAAGTCCTTCAGGCCCTGTTCTGCCAAGGTCGGCACGCCCTCGGCCAAGGAGGATCGCCTGGGTGCCGTGATACCCATGGCAAGGAGCTTGCCGTCCTTGACCATCGGCATGACCGAGCTCGGTACGGCGAACGTCACGGGAACATCGCCGCCGACGACAGCCACCACCGCCGGCGCGCCGCCCTTGTAGGGCACCTGATTGAGCTTCAGCCCGGAAAGCCGGCTGAAGTTCTCCATGATGATGGCGGGGTAAAGGCCCTGCGTCGAAGCGACAAAAACCTCGTTGTTGGTCGCCTTGGACTTCAGTTCCGCGATATTGCGGGTCCCGAAGTTGCGGTTCGCCGCCATGACGAAGAATGTGCTGGCCAACTTCGAAACCATGGTAAAGCTGTTTTCGTCGTACTTCACGTTCGGCTGGAACATCGCCTTGTCGGGCCCATAGACAGAATCCGGCGCAAGCAGGAGCGTGTACCCGTCGGGCGCCGCTGAAGCAACGAACGAGGCCGCCAGGGTCGTGCCGGCACCGGGCCTGTTCTCGATGAGGATCGGCTGCTTCAGCGTCCGCGACATGTGATCGGCCAGGACGCGGGCC
The sequence above is a segment of the Ramlibacter tataouinensis genome. Coding sequences within it:
- a CDS encoding Bug family tripartite tricarboxylate transporter substrate binding protein — its product is MLAVISNYDSGPVSLSDTTQRSLVLPRIAPAGGDLHHFEGDMMRFPYLKTLAAAMAFAACAAAAQEYPNRPIKLVVGFPPGGGGDSVARVLADHMSRTLKQPILIENRPGAGTTLAASFVASAAPDGYTLLLAPDSVYGPDKAMFQPNVKYDENSFTMVSKLASTFFVMAANRNFGTRNIAELKSKATNNEVFVASTQGLYPAIIMENFSRLSGLKLNQVPYKGGAPAVVAVVGGDVPVTFAVPSSVMPMVKDGKLLAMGITAPRRSSLAEGVPTLAEQGLKDFDVTYWFSLAGPAGMPADVTQKLFDASSKALADHDVQAKLHALGYEPSPSRSPAEFRAEAIQTGSRNRKLVETLGIKVN